One window of Alkaliphilus metalliredigens QYMF genomic DNA carries:
- a CDS encoding IS1634 family transposase gives MYISKSKRPNGKYFISIAKGIRDPETKKSKKIQIKGFGTHDLDSKSGKKALVQAEAELKEMIRLDEASRGFENFEDFIVSMSKDKLSLKHKNIGYLPYLEIFNQLKLQSFFSKMVKDSKLDYSFSDMMFYQVLGRLFNPSSKLEVATRKDDFLYDFNFVNNDNIYSSLDVFSGFNKHKSKALQDGIQVINDMEILLDTVDSEAKKILETNINNTSHELEELITSYDSNFEMNENKLFKHLNKHMEKIVPERNISLAFYDCTTYYFESFDEDGFRERGMSKDNKRNETQVVMGLLIDTNGIPISYRLFKGNKHELHTMEEVIDDILNNYTIKEIIIVADRGLNSRANLEMIRGKGLNYIVGSKGSAVPKDLKEKKFNSSWNITSKAEAKYKSGYITSKRKVSHNDETYDELIIKKYSDVYKEREMFKQDKMLERAKKNIKDFTINSTTKSKSKYYKAVDNPKEKINIEIDEEKIKQEQENFGYFYIVTNKVEMNPADIMVAYKSLYKIEESFRILKTNLKARPVYHFKERRIRSHFLICYLALVIQRVLEYKLEEKNVEISTHEIINGLEGFVIDEIDYKVDKLYMISDKLFKSKINQDIFKIEKNVLLSNEISNIIKKM, from the coding sequence ATGTATATTAGTAAATCTAAAAGACCAAATGGTAAGTATTTCATATCAATTGCTAAGGGGATTAGAGATCCTGAAACTAAGAAATCAAAAAAAATTCAGATTAAAGGTTTTGGTACTCATGATTTGGATTCTAAATCAGGTAAGAAAGCTCTTGTGCAAGCTGAAGCTGAGCTAAAAGAAATGATTAGACTAGATGAAGCTTCTCGAGGATTTGAAAACTTTGAAGATTTTATTGTATCCATGTCAAAAGATAAGCTTTCTCTTAAGCATAAAAATATTGGCTATCTACCATACTTAGAAATCTTTAACCAATTGAAATTACAAAGTTTCTTTTCTAAGATGGTCAAAGACTCTAAACTTGATTATTCTTTTAGCGATATGATGTTCTATCAAGTACTTGGTAGATTATTCAATCCTTCTAGTAAGCTTGAAGTAGCTACTAGAAAGGATGATTTCCTGTATGATTTTAATTTTGTAAATAACGATAATATTTATTCCTCTTTGGATGTTTTTTCTGGATTTAATAAACATAAATCTAAAGCGTTACAAGATGGCATTCAAGTCATAAACGATATGGAGATTCTCTTAGATACCGTTGATTCAGAGGCTAAAAAAATATTAGAAACTAACATAAACAATACCTCTCACGAATTAGAAGAACTAATAACGTCTTATGATAGTAATTTTGAAATGAATGAAAACAAACTTTTCAAACATCTCAATAAACATATGGAAAAGATTGTTCCAGAAAGAAATATATCTTTAGCCTTTTATGACTGCACAACCTATTACTTTGAGTCTTTTGATGAAGACGGTTTTAGAGAAAGAGGCATGAGTAAGGATAATAAAAGAAATGAAACACAAGTGGTTATGGGTTTATTAATAGACACAAATGGCATCCCTATTTCCTATAGGCTTTTCAAAGGCAACAAACATGAATTACATACCATGGAAGAGGTCATTGACGATATATTAAATAATTACACCATAAAAGAAATTATTATCGTTGCTGACAGAGGCTTAAATTCAAGGGCTAACTTAGAAATGATCCGTGGCAAAGGGCTTAACTACATTGTAGGTTCTAAGGGCAGTGCAGTGCCTAAAGATCTAAAAGAGAAGAAATTCAATTCATCTTGGAACATCACTTCTAAAGCCGAGGCTAAATATAAAAGCGGCTATATCACCAGTAAAAGAAAAGTGAGTCACAATGATGAAACCTATGATGAATTAATCATAAAAAAATATTCAGATGTCTACAAAGAACGGGAGATGTTTAAACAAGATAAAATGCTTGAAAGAGCGAAAAAAAATATAAAAGATTTTACAATTAATTCAACAACTAAATCTAAAAGCAAGTATTACAAAGCTGTTGATAATCCTAAAGAGAAAATAAACATTGAGATCGATGAAGAAAAAATTAAACAAGAACAAGAGAATTTCGGATATTTTTACATCGTTACCAATAAAGTAGAGATGAATCCAGCAGATATAATGGTGGCTTATAAATCCCTGTATAAAATTGAAGAGTCCTTCAGAATATTAAAAACAAATTTAAAAGCAAGACCTGTGTATCACTTTAAAGAACGAAGAATCCGGTCACATTTTTTAATTTGTTATTTGGCCTTAGTCATCCAGAGAGTATTAGAGTATAAATTAGAAGAGAAAAACGTTGAAATATCTACCCATGAAATAATCAATGGTCTAGAAGGGTTTGTTATAGATGAGATTGATTACAAAGTAGACAAATTATATATGATCTCAGACAAATTATTTAAGAGCAAAATAAACCAAGACATATTTAAAATTGAAAAGAATGTTCTACTGAGTAATGAAATCTCCAATATAATTAAAAAGATGTAG
- a CDS encoding Mu transposase C-terminal domain-containing protein, which yields MGRQFTYQNQDLSKYIGQRVDIRYHPEDITRIYVYNKEGKKVCEAVSYELLRIAPKLSQKAFEEHNKDQKRHLRNETDKVKYRQMTYEERQQHEKDIIENADKKIVTPEMANKNDKVVAIPQDEQYKDELKHKKTKQKSDENEYFERQSAKALAALKKLG from the coding sequence ATGGGAAGGCAATTTACCTATCAAAATCAAGATTTATCAAAATACATTGGACAAAGAGTTGATATCAGGTACCATCCAGAAGATATTACAAGAATTTATGTTTATAACAAAGAAGGTAAAAAAGTTTGTGAAGCTGTATCTTATGAACTGTTACGAATCGCACCAAAACTGTCACAAAAGGCCTTTGAAGAGCACAATAAAGATCAAAAACGTCATTTAAGAAATGAGACTGATAAAGTAAAATATCGCCAGATGACTTACGAGGAAAGACAGCAGCATGAGAAAGATATTATTGAAAATGCTGATAAAAAGATTGTCACACCTGAAATGGCGAATAAGAATGACAAAGTTGTGGCGATTCCCCAGGACGAACAATATAAAGATGAACTCAAACACAAAAAGACAAAGCAAAAAAGTGATGAGAATGAATATTTTGAACGTCAATCGGCGAAAGCCTTAGCTGCACTAAAAAAACTAGGATAG
- a CDS encoding AAA family ATPase has translation MAVQLYRNAPELAQEMEELLKRTGMSKEKASKEIGYSRTALSRYLSGDYESIELELAIRRFLDEKQAGKEKVVRQLRDELFITRDVEDIMGVCQGCQEDQGLGVIVGKSGFGKTETLKEYAKLDRVCYVECDDSMGSRDLVEAIEEAIGLPQGYGSIWKRVKGIKEFFEVNRGYLLIVDEADKLVTKYTQKKMEILRTIFDQDTVGLVIAGEPKLESMVKGFIARFANRVDFCITLKGLSREEVIEYLQFCKISDRAREELIIRGTNSNTGCFRLLDRTLRNVLRLVEDEREIDLKTIEKVSKMMML, from the coding sequence ATGGCAGTACAACTATATAGAAATGCACCGGAGCTTGCACAGGAGATGGAGGAGCTTTTAAAGAGAACTGGCATGAGTAAAGAAAAAGCAAGCAAGGAGATTGGGTACAGCAGAACTGCATTATCTAGATACTTATCAGGTGACTATGAATCAATCGAGTTAGAACTTGCAATCAGAAGGTTTTTAGATGAAAAACAGGCAGGAAAAGAGAAGGTAGTGCGACAACTAAGAGATGAACTTTTCATTACGCGAGATGTGGAGGACATCATGGGAGTATGCCAGGGGTGCCAAGAAGATCAAGGGCTTGGTGTTATCGTAGGTAAATCAGGCTTTGGAAAGACCGAAACATTGAAGGAATATGCAAAGCTAGACCGAGTGTGTTATGTGGAATGTGATGATTCCATGGGAAGTAGAGACTTAGTGGAGGCTATTGAAGAAGCTATAGGGCTGCCTCAGGGTTACGGTTCGATCTGGAAAAGAGTCAAGGGAATTAAGGAATTTTTCGAAGTGAATCGAGGGTACCTCTTAATCGTGGACGAAGCTGACAAGCTAGTTACAAAGTACACACAAAAAAAGATGGAGATTCTTAGAACAATATTTGACCAGGACACAGTAGGTTTGGTTATTGCCGGAGAACCGAAATTAGAGAGCATGGTAAAGGGCTTTATTGCCAGATTTGCTAACAGAGTAGATTTCTGCATTACTCTTAAAGGCTTGTCTAGGGAAGAAGTAATTGAGTACTTACAGTTTTGCAAAATATCTGATAGAGCAAGGGAAGAACTGATTATTCGTGGCACGAATAGTAACACTGGCTGCTTCCGCTTATTGGATCGAACACTGAGAAACGTATTACGCCTGGTGGAAGACGAACGAGAAATTGACCTGAAGACAATCGAAAAGGTTAGTAAAATGATGATGCTGTAA
- a CDS encoding transcriptional regulator produces MRKNKMTEFGLWIKQSLLELDMTQRELSESIGIDERFLSMILYGLRPGYDYRDKIRSVIEGEQAKKIAVKSKTA; encoded by the coding sequence ATGAGGAAGAACAAGATGACAGAATTTGGTCTATGGATCAAGCAAAGCCTTCTAGAGCTGGATATGACTCAGCGAGAATTAAGTGAAAGCATAGGCATAGATGAAAGGTTTCTCTCTATGATTTTGTATGGACTGCGCCCTGGCTATGATTACCGTGACAAAATTCGATCTGTAATCGAAGGTGAACAGGCAAAAAAGATAGCGGTAAAAAGTAAAACGGCATGA
- a CDS encoding BC1881 family protein, translating to MIEKRKVGKGGSIRYKNKNYTSNVLKKYVGRTFEIEPLLEVNVLWVFDDEKSRICEARQEGVSFEETFGIAKKEEVKGDDDVFFGLGKKLKDYKEKELAKELANRHGAKMIKVSPGQFYQVKGNGSRIKEEGPATIFVIRNN from the coding sequence GTGATAGAGAAAAGAAAGGTTGGCAAGGGTGGATCTATAAGGTATAAAAACAAAAATTATACATCTAATGTGCTGAAGAAGTACGTAGGCAGGACGTTTGAAATAGAACCTTTGTTAGAAGTAAATGTGCTTTGGGTGTTCGATGATGAGAAGAGTAGGATTTGTGAAGCAAGGCAAGAGGGTGTTTCTTTCGAAGAAACATTTGGGATTGCTAAGAAAGAAGAAGTTAAGGGGGACGATGATGTGTTCTTTGGACTAGGAAAGAAGCTAAAGGACTACAAGGAGAAGGAGCTAGCTAAAGAACTAGCCAATCGACATGGAGCTAAGATGATTAAAGTAAGTCCGGGGCAATTTTATCAAGTGAAGGGAAATGGTTCTCGCATTAAAGAGGAAGGACCTGCAACGATATTTGTCATTAGGAACAACTAG
- the ric gene encoding iron-sulfur cluster repair di-iron protein: protein MKNIFSGEDKVGEIVAKCPKASEVFQKYQIDFCCGGDRSLRVVLQEQNLNEERVLSALTEAHNKVMSLQDKGIDWQMAPFSDLIDHVISTHHTYLVRELPKLSDLTTKIYRVHGVDHGKVLSKVHKLFHSLKMELDQHLIKEEEILFPLIKAYEAQPSNELLVKAINVIDELESEHEGAGDILKELRHITDQYQVPSGGCHSYELTFKGLEMLESDLFQHIHLENNILFPRLEALKK from the coding sequence GAGAAATCGTAGCAAAATGTCCCAAGGCAAGTGAAGTTTTTCAAAAGTATCAAATTGATTTTTGCTGTGGAGGAGATCGATCATTAAGGGTTGTGTTACAAGAACAAAACCTAAATGAAGAAAGAGTATTAAGTGCATTAACTGAAGCACACAATAAAGTAATGAGCCTACAGGATAAAGGGATCGACTGGCAGATGGCACCATTTAGTGATTTGATTGACCACGTTATCAGTACACATCACACTTATTTAGTGAGGGAATTACCAAAACTAAGTGATTTAACCACAAAGATTTATCGGGTGCACGGTGTGGATCATGGCAAAGTACTTTCAAAGGTACACAAGTTATTTCACAGCTTAAAAATGGAACTAGATCAGCATCTAATTAAAGAGGAAGAGATTCTTTTCCCGTTGATAAAAGCCTATGAGGCACAGCCATCTAATGAGTTGCTAGTCAAGGCAATTAACGTAATAGATGAATTAGAATCTGAACATGAAGGGGCAGGAGATATTCTTAAGGAACTTAGACATATTACGGATCAGTATCAGGTACCAAGTGGCGGATGCCATTCCTATGAGTTAACTTTTAAAGGATTGGAAATGTTAGAGTCAGATCTGTTCCAGCACATCCATCTTGAGAATAATATTTTGTTTCCTAGATTAGAAGCACTGAAAAAGTAA
- a CDS encoding transposase domain-containing protein, translated as MEAYISIEEAAKLEGVAYYTLYRKIQRNKEDFETTIEPSESGGKDRVMVALDSLTKKARRTYKAKHEVPDNKEEAPWYTQVDISWYRKNYSKYFYEAVEISKQIEIYLNYEGKNKTKFATEIAKKLEVSSRTLLSRVKDYIEAKAWADTMEEASKKNYDYFMVLALCRKPREKNQFPSLTEPVKTKIENIFYSKVFQENNQPLTNLYEDLEDWTIEKGLPLPSYDTVWRYIGHIEKEDGEGATALVARGKRQWKNDFMMKRKRDVESLQVLEVLQGDVHSFDCWVSVRRSNGKLQAIRPALVGWLDMRSRTLVGWAVAENPDALIIKKSLINAFYPKVNSLLPYGVCKYLLIDNGKEYTAESLTGRSRKIRVQLDADVKGFYRSIGIEDDMRSLPFQPWSKAQVERFFGTVCEKFTKRTISYTGTLTGSKTDAKVKKDIAKMLENGELMTMEEFAQKFEKWVVEKYHTRVHGGLKDQGEESPVPVDVFHHAERYYKAAPPLEYALSLLLESEERSVTNMGIKITRDGKAIYLSKSRFIKIHWTKS; from the coding sequence TTGGAAGCATACATTAGCATAGAGGAAGCGGCTAAGCTAGAAGGAGTTGCCTACTATACGCTTTATAGAAAAATTCAGCGTAACAAAGAAGACTTTGAAACAACAATTGAGCCGTCGGAGAGCGGTGGGAAGGATAGGGTGATGGTAGCCCTGGACTCATTAACTAAAAAAGCTCGACGAACTTATAAAGCAAAGCATGAAGTTCCTGATAATAAAGAGGAAGCTCCTTGGTATACCCAAGTGGACATATCTTGGTACAGAAAGAACTACAGTAAATATTTTTATGAGGCGGTGGAGATTTCTAAGCAAATTGAAATCTATCTCAATTATGAAGGGAAAAACAAAACGAAATTCGCAACGGAAATTGCAAAAAAGTTAGAGGTTAGCAGTCGAACGTTACTAAGTCGCGTGAAAGATTATATAGAAGCTAAAGCCTGGGCAGATACCATGGAAGAAGCTAGCAAGAAAAATTATGACTATTTCATGGTTCTTGCTTTATGCCGAAAGCCACGGGAGAAAAACCAATTCCCGTCTCTGACGGAGCCGGTGAAGACGAAAATTGAAAATATCTTTTATTCCAAAGTATTCCAAGAGAACAATCAACCGCTGACAAACCTATACGAAGACCTGGAGGATTGGACAATTGAAAAAGGATTACCTCTCCCTAGCTATGACACCGTATGGAGATACATTGGACATATAGAGAAGGAAGACGGAGAAGGGGCAACTGCATTAGTGGCTAGAGGGAAACGGCAGTGGAAGAATGATTTTATGATGAAACGGAAAAGAGACGTTGAAAGTCTTCAAGTACTGGAAGTGCTGCAAGGAGATGTTCATTCATTTGACTGTTGGGTGTCTGTGAGAAGATCCAATGGAAAGCTCCAAGCAATACGTCCTGCATTGGTTGGTTGGTTGGATATGAGAAGTAGAACTTTAGTGGGTTGGGCTGTTGCAGAGAATCCTGATGCACTCATCATCAAGAAGAGTTTGATAAATGCTTTTTATCCTAAAGTAAATTCATTACTACCTTACGGGGTTTGTAAATATCTCTTGATTGACAATGGGAAAGAGTATACGGCGGAATCTCTAACAGGAAGGTCTAGAAAAATCAGGGTACAACTGGATGCAGACGTGAAAGGTTTTTACCGTAGCATAGGTATTGAAGATGATATGAGATCTCTTCCATTCCAACCGTGGAGCAAGGCGCAAGTGGAGAGATTTTTTGGAACTGTATGTGAGAAGTTCACAAAGAGAACGATTAGTTACACCGGCACGTTAACGGGATCAAAGACCGACGCCAAGGTGAAGAAAGATATTGCAAAGATGCTAGAAAATGGCGAGTTAATGACAATGGAAGAATTTGCACAGAAATTTGAAAAATGGGTGGTAGAAAAGTATCATACGAGGGTCCATGGCGGATTAAAGGATCAAGGGGAAGAAAGCCCTGTTCCAGTCGATGTATTTCACCACGCTGAAAGATATTATAAAGCAGCGCCACCATTGGAATATGCTTTAAGTCTCTTATTAGAAAGTGAAGAGCGAAGTGTAACCAACATGGGAATCAAGATTACACGGGATGGGAAGGCAATTTACCTATCAAAATCAAGATTTATCAAAATACATTGGACAAAGAGTTGA
- a CDS encoding helix-turn-helix domain-containing protein, with the protein MIENFSTVGKRIEKSLEVLGIKAVDVCRSSGISKNAMSNYINGNRVPNAEILVKLSDVLKVSIDWLLTGKGKGPEKAANFIFQEPVIEQDLVAESEASYFHQVEDIVRYNIEIGKNITHVREDAKMDVEQLAAAINIKPQALKDYESGKKVIPSYVIHRICKELSVLPLFLLDPEEVIDKEYKSENADFGHSLTQFEQDTLHFFRELSRSDQEEIAHMITFKHEKGNKKGRSSRSTNGDNRNDEQAAASEKKMA; encoded by the coding sequence ATGATTGAGAACTTTTCTACAGTAGGGAAAAGAATAGAAAAATCACTTGAAGTGCTTGGAATTAAAGCTGTTGATGTATGCAGATCATCTGGAATATCTAAAAACGCTATGAGTAACTACATAAATGGCAATAGAGTGCCAAATGCCGAAATTCTCGTTAAGTTATCTGATGTTCTCAAAGTTTCAATTGATTGGTTGCTAACAGGCAAGGGCAAAGGTCCTGAAAAAGCAGCTAATTTTATTTTTCAAGAACCGGTAATAGAACAGGATCTAGTAGCAGAGTCAGAAGCTTCTTACTTCCATCAAGTGGAAGACATCGTTCGTTATAACATTGAAATAGGAAAAAATATTACTCACGTTAGAGAAGATGCCAAGATGGATGTTGAGCAGCTGGCAGCAGCTATAAATATTAAACCACAGGCTTTAAAGGATTATGAGTCAGGAAAAAAGGTTATCCCTTCCTATGTGATCCACCGGATATGCAAGGAACTTTCGGTGCTTCCACTTTTCTTGCTCGATCCAGAAGAAGTAATAGATAAGGAATACAAATCCGAAAACGCAGACTTCGGGCATTCCTTGACTCAATTTGAGCAAGATACACTTCACTTTTTCAGGGAATTATCCAGGAGTGACCAGGAAGAAATTGCACATATGATTACATTCAAGCATGAAAAAGGTAACAAAAAGGGACGCTCATCCAGATCCACGAATGGAGACAACAGAAACGATGAACAAGCAGCAGCCAGTGAAAAAAAGATGGCTTAA